Genomic window (Ureibacillus composti):
CGGCTTTTCTTTTACCGTTTGTTTGCTACCAATAATCGATGAGCCTAATTGTTGTTGGAGAGCATCTAAGTAAATCTGCCTTTTTAGATGAGTAATTTGCAAAAATATAATTTTAACTGACAAAAAAGGTAGCTCCCTGATGAGGGATAGCTACCTTCGTTTAAGATTATTATGAAAAAGTAGGAGCAGGGAATTCATCAATTCTCATACGAAGTAAACTATATGGTTTTTCCCGCAGGTCTCTTCCATAATGAAATCTCGCCTGCCGATGTAATTGATTCACAATGACATATAAGTATTGATCGGGGCCAATCGAAAAAGTATCCGGCCATAAAATTCTCGGGTCATGTGCGATGGTTTCCATTGCGCCATTCGGCAATATCTTCCGGATACTGTTGTTTTCATAGTCTCCTGCATAAACGGTTCCTTTTGCGCCGGTGATCATTCCATCAGACGCACCTTTTTCCCCCCAATACTGCACATATTGGGATAAATTCATGTCCTGTATCCTTCTGTCTCTTAGGGCTTCTGTTGAGATTGAGAACAGTTGACGGCTGGTTAGCGGAGCATAAAATAAAACCTTTCCATCAGGAGAAATCGCTAAACTATCGGAAGCCAATCTAAATGGGAAAGTCGAGCCGTCCGGGTTTCGATTCATCAAAATTTCACCTTCTACTTTCGGTAAAAAATAGGGATCAGGTGAAGTTGATATTGCTCCATTTAACCGTCTAAACGCGTTCCCATTTTCTAAATCTACGACGATAATAGCCCCTGGCCCTCTGGAAGAAGAATCCGTTATATATGCATACCCTGCTCTTCCAACCCGAAAATCAAAACGGACATCATTCAGATAAGTTGTTGGCAAGACAACATCTTCTGTAAAGGTATATATTCTCCTTATTGTATTCGTGCTTAAATCAACAGCAACTAATTTTGCTCCCCCTTGAATAGGTTCGGAAAAATTTGGCACCCCTGTATCTAGTACCCAAAGTGTTCCTCTTCCATCAGCAACGATACTTTGGACACTAACGAAAGACATTGCAATATTACCAGTATTAATCAAATTGGTTTCTAAACTCGGATATGGCTTTAATTCACCCTCGACAATTTCCGCCACAGTAAATTGAACGTCGTCTCCCCATTTTGGAAAGCAAACAAAAATACGACCGGTTTCGGAAACGCTGACACCTGTAGGCATAGCCCCATAAAAAGCATGCACCAGTTCAAACTGCCCAAAATATTTTTCCATAGGTAACATAGGTTTCATGATATCCTCCTCATCAAATCCGAACGGATATTAACTATATATGATGAAAATTTTATGTAGTGCCTGGTTCTTGATAAATTTTTCTATCGTGATGGATGCTGTGGGTTTCAACTTCCCATTATTAAAAATGTTGGTTTTATTAACGCTAGAACGAAATTATTTAAGAACCTCATTTACTTATGATACGGTTCACCGAGCGGTCTCCTAAAATTCAAATTGTCTTATTCCCCTAAGTTCACTTGTAATATTTTTACCATATTAAACGCTTTTTTAAACCGCGCTCACTTATCATAAGGTTAACCGTAACGTGCCAATATACAGAAACTATACATAATCTTTACATTAAATTATGAATGATGGAACACACACCAAATATAATGAAGAGGGATTATACATAATCAAAGATTTAATTAATATTCATAACATCGAAAAATACGTGATCTAGTGATCTATTATACATTGTTTAAGCCAAAAATCGCTCTATACGCATGAGTCAAGCAACTAATGAGGAGGAATTGTATGGATACGAGTTCTCATATCATTATGGGTTTAGGATTAGCTGCCCTTTCTCAAATTGACCCCGTTGTCGCTAATCATTCTAACCTGTCACAAGCAGTCATGTTAGGTACAGTTTTAGGTTCAAATGCCCCTGATTTTGACTTCATCTATAGAGTGAGAGGAAAGAGCAGTTATATCCGGAATCACCGTTCCTGGTCTCATTCCTTACCGGTATTACCTCTATGGAGTATCGCTATTTCAGGTATTATCTATCTTTTCTTTCCTGTGCCATCTTTTCTCCATTTACTTTTATGGACATTCTTAGCTGTTATTCTGCATGTATTTTTTGATTTATTTAATGTACATGGAACTCAAGTTTTACTTCCCTTTTCAAAAACGTGGATTGCGTTTGACTCGCTCCCGTTAGTAGATCCTACTATTCTAGTAGTACATTTGTTGGGTTTTTGCCTACTTCCTTTTTTCCAAATGGGTAAACTATTTTTCATCATATATATTTTAATTTTTGTTTATCTTATTGTCCGGGCAATATCGACAGTGGTAACAAAGAAAGTTTTACATCACTATTTTCTCAATTCAATCCGTATTAAATTAATTCCACGTATTTCTTTGTTTCATTGGGATGTCATCATTGAGACTAAAGAGGATTTTTTATTTGGCGTTTTCTCAAAAGGCCGTTTTAATGTTGAACATTCTCTTTTAAAGAAAATAGATTTTCCTGAACTAGTCTCTACAAGTAAAAGCCACCCTTATGTTGCTGATTTCCTTTCAAGTACCCACTATGCTTATCCATTTGTTCAGATAACAAAAAATGGCTATTTAGTTTATTGGAGAGACCTTCGCTTTCGTACCAATAAGTTTTTTCCCAATCTTGCTATCATCGCAGTATCGTCCGATTACAAGATTAAGAATTGTTTCATCGGTACATTACATTCCTTAAAACAATACAAACAGGTAATAAAACAATTGAAAAGTACTTCAATCTTAAAAAAGGGATGATCTCATGGAAAAGAAATTATTAATTATTTCTTCTGATATTACAGGGCATGGCCATAAAAGTATCACAGAATCTTTATGTGAGAAGGTCCAAACTGATCAAGAAGTAAGGATCTTTGTAGTAGACGGGTTTTCGCTTGGTAGACGATTACTCTTAAAAATTGGTCAATCCTATGGACCCATTACAAGAAATTCAGAAAATCTTTGGAAAATGATTTGGAAACTTTCTGCTTTAAAACCGCATTTAGTAGACAATTTTATTGAACTATTGATAAGGGAGAACTTTCTAAAACTACTAGAAGATGTGAAGCCAGATATCATTTTATCTGTACATCCTAACTTTAATGGCAGCATTTTAAACATTTTAGAAAAACAGAATATAAAGATCCCTTTCTTTACTCTTATTGCTGATCTTGTAAACATTTTTCCTCTTTGGGCAGACAAGAGAGCTAATTGTATTATTAGCCCTACGTTTGAAGCCCAAAATAAATGTATTGAATTTGGAATTCCAGATGAGAAGATAAAAGTCTCTGGATTTCCAGTCAGATCCCGATTTTTCCCTAAAAGCTATAAGCCACAAAAGTTCTATAGTGAGGGTCAGTCTTTAACATGCCTAATTATGAGCGGTGGTGAAGGCGTAGGAAATATGAAGAAAATAGCGGAAAATCTTCTAAAAAATTTTGATTGTAAAGTTAAAATTGTTGCAGGTAAAAATGTAAAGCTTAAAAATAAGCTGGAAATGTCCCTTAAGTCTAAATATGGTGATAGAGTGGAAATTTATGGTTTCACTCAAAATATTCAAGACTTAATGCTAACTTCTGATATTGCCTTTACTAGAGGCAGTCCCAATGTGATGTTTGAGGCAATCGCTACTAATACTCCGCTTATTATTACCGGGGCTTTACCGGGCCAAGAGGAGGATAATCCAACTTTTGCTGAGAAATTCAATTTGGGAGTGGTATGCAAAAACCCAAAAGAAATTAAAGAAACAGTAACAAATTTATTAGAAAATAATGGAGAGAAATTAAAAGAAATACTAATCAGTCAAAGGAACTTTATAAATACAAATGCAGCTGAGGACATTCTCCAACTCATTCTAAAGGGAGAAGAACCTTATTATGAAGAATTGGAGGAAAAACTTTCTTAAACCATGTTCTGTATGAGTTAGAAGGGCTGATCTCCATAAACCTATCTTGTTAACGCTTATAAAGTATGCATTAATATATTTTTAAAAACATGTTCTGGTCTTTCCTCCGTAATTAAATGTCCAGTTTTTTCATACGTAATTAATTGAGCATCCGGTAAATCACTAACTAACCGTTGACCAATTTCTACAGGAACAACTCGGTCTTCCTCTCCCCATATTAGTAATGTAGGAACATGTATATCCTGAAGTTGGTGTGGTAGTAAATCACCCTCTCGATGACGTAGCAGTCGGATCAAAGCCTTATAAAAGGCTTTTTCATTCAGTGGTTTACCAAATTCTTGAATCAATTCTTCATTAATTAATGTATGATCAAAGAAAACATTTCTTAAGTGATATTTAACGTCCTTTCTTCTGATATAATAATGAACCAATTTATCAAAATACGGTAAATAAGAAGTAAGAACGAGCAGTTTTTTTGATGGCTTCAAATAGCCAGAACTACATAACAAAACTAACTTGTTAATTTTCTCAGGAGCAATTAGAGCCATATTTAGAGCGATTTGACCACCCATTGAATGAGCAACAATATGAGTATTAGAATAACCAAACTGATGGATACATTCTAACATTAGCTTCGCGTAGTTTTGAAAACTATATATAAATGAAAGCGACTTCTCACTTTTTCCAAAGCCCGGAAGGTCGACGGCGATGACCGAATACTGTTTTTGCAAAAGGGGAATAATACGACGAAATGTATAGGTAGAAGATGCAAAACCATGGATTAGAAAAATTGGTGGCTTATCATTCAATATGTATTCACAGTACAAATTGATATCTCCTACTTTAAGGTACATTTGTTTTAACTCATTGACAGTCAAAGCGTTCCTCTCCTCCTCAAATTAATAGTTTTGCTTTATTATTAATCAAATTGGCCTAGAGAATGCATAAAACGAGAAAACTAATAGAAGAAAGAATTACCATTCAAATAGAATAGGTAATTCTTTTTTATTTTCCTTTTAGCTGTGAATTTTTATATAAAATTTTATTAAGATAGGGAAATGTATGGACAATCATTGTTCTATACATTTTTATTTTCTAGAGTTATGTACAAAATGAAAAAACGCGCATATATTTTCCTTAAGGAAACTTTTATTCCCTAGTAAAAAATAAACTTTTCTGCCCCTATTTGAGTACAGCCCCAACTTTAATAAAAAAGTGATTTCAAAATGCTTCGGCGATTCAACCTTTTTCCTATTTTCATAGATTTCACTTAATCTCAAATAGAATACTCTTATAAATCGCGACCTCTACCTCACCTAATGCGAAAAGATGAGGATTTGATATAAAATTAATATAACTCTAATAATTATGGTAGTATTTTTCAAAAAATACAACATTAGTTCAGATAATTCAGACTATACTTGACGGGTTTTTTATCTTACGTTACATTTTGATAGAATCATATACAAAAAAAGGAGGCAGTCAAATGTTGAACTGTCGCGAAGATATATTGGCTTATACAAAAGAGCTTGTTAACATTGAAAGTATTGTAAATACAACTGGCGAAACGACAATCGCACAATCATTATTTCAGACTATTTCCTCATTACAATATTTCTTAAATAATCCTGAATCAGTAGTATTAGAAAAGACCACTGACGATGATCAAGAACGATATAATGTTATGGCTTTTGTGAAAGGGAAAAAAGGGGAAAGTAACCGTACCATTATCTTAATGGGGCATATGGATACAGTTGGAATTGATGACTTCAACCAATTGAAAGAACATGCATGTTTCCCGGATGACCTAATGGAAGCACTAAAGAGCGAAGCATTACCGACTTCCGCTAAAGAACATTTAGAATCTGGAGATTGGTTATTTGGCCGTGGCGTCCTTGATATGAAAAGCGGTGTTGCGAGCAACCTCTATCTGTTAAAGTACTATTCCGAATATCCTGAAGAACTTGACGGCAACATAGTGTTGCTAGCAGAATGTGACGAGGAAGACGGTTCACACGGAGTTCTTTCTGCTTTAAAAACCCTAAAAACTTGGAAAAAGGAACATGGATTCAAATATATTGCAGCTATTAATTCTGATTTCGTTTCACCACGCTTTGAAGGTGATGAAAATCGCTATATTTACAAAGGGACGGTAGGTAAACTATTGCCATCATTCTTTATTACTGGTGCAGAAACACATGTTGGTTCAGCGTTTGAAGGTTTAGATCCTAACTTTATTGCTGCAGAACTAACAAAACAAATAAATTATAATACAGAGCTTTCCAATGAAGCATACGGAGAGGCGACAGTTCCACCTGTATCGTTAAAACAAACGGACTTAAAACCATCTTATACCGTTCAAACAGCATTATCTGCATATGTTTATTATAATTTCTTTATACATTCTTGGTCTCCTAAAGACGTACTAATCAAACTTAAAGAACAGGCCATGATTGCTTTTACCAATGCACTTACTACTTTTGAAGAAAGGTATCGTAAATATAGTGAAATTAGTGGCGAACCATTCGTTTCAATTCCTTGGAAACCGAGAGTTTTTACATATGAAGAAATGGAGCAATTATTAATTCAAGAAAACGGTGATCCATTCATTGTACACATGAATAGATTCAAACAAAATCTTCTGACAAATTCAGAACTAGATACGCGCATGTTTGCCGCACGAGTTGTCGAAGAGGCTTGGAAATGGATGAAGGATAAAAGTCCAGCCATTATCTTGTTTTACTCTTCCCTATACTCACCAAGGATTGAATTGACGGGCAAAACAAATGATGAGCTGAACTTAATTAACGCCCTTGATCAAGCAGTAGAAACAATACAGCCAGAATATCCACATCCAATTGTTACTCGAAACTTCTTCCCGTATATCTCTGATATGAGTTTTATGGCTTTAAGTGATGATGAAGACGGAATTAACGCTGTTTCAAAAAATAACCCTGGTTGGGGCACAAAACACTATGTTGAGTTTCAAGATATCCGCGATATAAATGTGCCTGTTATTAACATCGGTCCATACGGTTTGGATGCTCACAAAAAGCTAGAAAGAATGGAAATGAAATATTCCCTAGAAATAGTACCAAATATAACAAATCAAGTTATTCAAAATTTATTATATAAAGAATAATAATTGACAGGGTAGTGCCTGTCGCTTCTCGATAATGCTGATTTATTCAGTAATCAACGAGCAGTGACTGGCACTTTTTTATAATTTGCTCGCCCAATTCTATTGCTAGAACCATATTTTTTTACATTCATATTATACAAGAAACCACATTCGTACTTGAATACTAATCTCAAGCAGGAGCACGAATCCCCACACATTCCAAAAAATTTATACCCTATTCCCTTAAAATAAATAAGAAGGTGGTCATTATTCAACATTCTAAGTATCTAGATTTTTTGTCTAAACTCGGTATTGAGGGTGCACATCCTGGAGGTATTAATTTAACAAAGAAAATATTCAATAGGGAGAACATTAACAGAGCTTCTCATATTCTAGATGTAGGTTGTGGTACTGGTCAAACTGCTGCCTACTTAGCTCACAAATATGGAGCAAAAGTAACTGGCATAGATATTAACTCATCGATGGTTGAAAAGGCAAAAAGAAGAATGAAATCAAACCATTTAACGGTAAAAATAATTCAAGGTTCAGTAGAAAATATGCCATTCCCGGATCATCACTTTGACTTTATTATCTCTGAATCTGTTCTTTCATTTGTAAATAAACCAAAAGCTCTTAAAGAAATTTCTCGGGTATTAAAGAACGGAGGACGTTTAATTGCAATTGAACAAACAATTACACAGCAACTAAAGGAAAAAGAGGAAAACGAAATCAAACAATTTTATGGATTCCATTCTCTGAGTATGAAAGAAGATTGGTTTGCATTATTGAAGCAGGCAGGTTTTGAAAATATCCGTATAGAAAAAAATACTTCTATCAAATCAGCACCTGATGTCCATTACTCAAACGATATCGAGCCTGAACTTTATGAAATTTTGGAGGGACATTCAGATATCATCTCCAAGTATCAAGGGATTCTGGACTTTAGAATTTACTCTTGTACAAAATAATTTGAGAGTTTAGGACAGCACCAACTCTATCTGTTAAATGGATTAATTTTTGGAGTATTTTTCTTACATTTGGATAGCCAAAAGCCTACGGAATTAATTCCGTAGGCTTTCGATTATATGAAAATTCAGCGAAGAGACTGTAGAATTAGCTTAATGCTTTTACTAAAGCTTCTCCAAATTCTTTAGCGCCATCTGGACCATCACCAGTGATAATATCATCATGAGCAACAACATGTTTTTCAACATATGTTACTTTATTCGCTTTTAATTGATCTTTTTGTATATCTACTGGATAGCAAGTTGCTTCTCTTCCTGTAAGTAAACCCGTTTTAGCTACAGTAACCGCACCTGCACAAATTCCTGTTACAAGAACTTTATTAGTATACGCTTGTTTCAAGTAGTCTTGTAATTCTTGATTTTCCCATAGATGATCGTTCGTACCAGATCCACCAATAACAGATACAACATCATAGTCAGAAGCAGAAACGTCTGAGAAAATGACCTCAGCAGTTGCTTTACCTTCATAATCCCCTATGATTTCACCTGTTTTTGTACTTGCAATTGTCACTTCAATTCCGTTGCTTTCCAATTCCGCTTTTGGTTGAAATAATTCGTCTTCATTGAAACGTTCTGGTGGTATAATTAAAAGTGCTTTTTTACTCATTTGTAGTTCCTCCTCATTAATAAAAAAGATTCGCCGGTAAGACGACTATTTCATTCTACTGCTCGTTTTCTTCACTGTGAAGAATGCACTTTTTTGTAAGGAGGTTACCGACAGGTTACAATTGATACAAATAAGGAGGAAAGAATTTATGCCAGATACATTTAGAGATGAAGTTAAAGAAAAGATTATAAATGGTGATTATAATTGTGAAAAAGAACTTACCTTATCAATTATAAGTGGTAAATGGAAAATTGTTATTTTATGGCATTTGGGGGTAGAAGGACCACATCGATTCAGTGATCTCCAAAGGCTTTTTCCAAAAATATCTCATAAAATATTAACGAATCAATTAAGAGAACTGATGGAAGATGGAATAGTTCATCGCGAGGTTTATCCAGAAGTTCCACCGAAAGTGGAATATTCCATGACTGAATTGGGGATGACTTTACTTCCTATCGTTGAAATGATGTATGAATGGGGAAAAAATCGGATAGCAGAAATCATAAATGAAATGGATATCTCGGAATTAAACAATTAAGAGATAAGCTTACATTTACAATGTTGCTTTACAAAACCTATTAGAAAAGAAGCACCTTCACTTAACTGTAAGGAAGGTGCTTCTTTTCTACCCATCATTAAAAATTAAAATGTTCGAAGGGTCCAACACGACTAAACCAAGGCAATTTTACTCGATTATGTAAGATCACTAAATGTTCAACTATTTTCATATATTTTACAATATAGTCTATAAAAATAAGCATCGGAGACATTATCACTTTAACATGAATAGACATTTAAAACACTTATCTACGAAAGATGAACTATTTCAAAGGAAAGTCCGCTTTTTAATACCTGTAATACCCTTTTTCACTTAGCACACGGATCAGTGGCAGTATCATCTTCACATGATATCCCCCTATATTTATATTTATTGAGCATATTACGTGGAGATGATCGTTTTGGTGAATTTGCAAAAGCATTTATTCAAGATGAGAAGCCTATTTTTCCATTTGTCATGGACCACAAGTGTTAATCGATACAGATCTTTTAAAAGGTGTCGA
Coding sequences:
- a CDS encoding L-dopachrome tautomerase-related protein, with protein sequence MKPMLPMEKYFGQFELVHAFYGAMPTGVSVSETGRIFVCFPKWGDDVQFTVAEIVEGELKPYPSLETNLINTGNIAMSFVSVQSIVADGRGTLWVLDTGVPNFSEPIQGGAKLVAVDLSTNTIRRIYTFTEDVVLPTTYLNDVRFDFRVGRAGYAYITDSSSRGPGAIIVVDLENGNAFRRLNGAISTSPDPYFLPKVEGEILMNRNPDGSTFPFRLASDSLAISPDGKVLFYAPLTSRQLFSISTEALRDRRIQDMNLSQYVQYWGEKGASDGMITGAKGTVYAGDYENNSIRKILPNGAMETIAHDPRILWPDTFSIGPDQYLYVIVNQLHRQARFHYGRDLREKPYSLLRMRIDEFPAPTFS
- a CDS encoding metal-dependent hydrolase, giving the protein MDTSSHIIMGLGLAALSQIDPVVANHSNLSQAVMLGTVLGSNAPDFDFIYRVRGKSSYIRNHRSWSHSLPVLPLWSIAISGIIYLFFPVPSFLHLLLWTFLAVILHVFFDLFNVHGTQVLLPFSKTWIAFDSLPLVDPTILVVHLLGFCLLPFFQMGKLFFIIYILIFVYLIVRAISTVVTKKVLHHYFLNSIRIKLIPRISLFHWDVIIETKEDFLFGVFSKGRFNVEHSLLKKIDFPELVSTSKSHPYVADFLSSTHYAYPFVQITKNGYLVYWRDLRFRTNKFFPNLAIIAVSSDYKIKNCFIGTLHSLKQYKQVIKQLKSTSILKKG
- a CDS encoding glycosyltransferase: MEKKLLIISSDITGHGHKSITESLCEKVQTDQEVRIFVVDGFSLGRRLLLKIGQSYGPITRNSENLWKMIWKLSALKPHLVDNFIELLIRENFLKLLEDVKPDIILSVHPNFNGSILNILEKQNIKIPFFTLIADLVNIFPLWADKRANCIISPTFEAQNKCIEFGIPDEKIKVSGFPVRSRFFPKSYKPQKFYSEGQSLTCLIMSGGEGVGNMKKIAENLLKNFDCKVKIVAGKNVKLKNKLEMSLKSKYGDRVEIYGFTQNIQDLMLTSDIAFTRGSPNVMFEAIATNTPLIITGALPGQEEDNPTFAEKFNLGVVCKNPKEIKETVTNLLENNGEKLKEILISQRNFINTNAAEDILQLILKGEEPYYEELEEKLS
- a CDS encoding alpha/beta hydrolase, which produces MTVNELKQMYLKVGDINLYCEYILNDKPPIFLIHGFASSTYTFRRIIPLLQKQYSVIAVDLPGFGKSEKSLSFIYSFQNYAKLMLECIHQFGYSNTHIVAHSMGGQIALNMALIAPEKINKLVLLCSSGYLKPSKKLLVLTSYLPYFDKLVHYYIRRKDVKYHLRNVFFDHTLINEELIQEFGKPLNEKAFYKALIRLLRHREGDLLPHQLQDIHVPTLLIWGEEDRVVPVEIGQRLVSDLPDAQLITYEKTGHLITEERPEHVFKNILMHTL
- a CDS encoding M20/M25/M40 family metallo-hydrolase — protein: MLNCREDILAYTKELVNIESIVNTTGETTIAQSLFQTISSLQYFLNNPESVVLEKTTDDDQERYNVMAFVKGKKGESNRTIILMGHMDTVGIDDFNQLKEHACFPDDLMEALKSEALPTSAKEHLESGDWLFGRGVLDMKSGVASNLYLLKYYSEYPEELDGNIVLLAECDEEDGSHGVLSALKTLKTWKKEHGFKYIAAINSDFVSPRFEGDENRYIYKGTVGKLLPSFFITGAETHVGSAFEGLDPNFIAAELTKQINYNTELSNEAYGEATVPPVSLKQTDLKPSYTVQTALSAYVYYNFFIHSWSPKDVLIKLKEQAMIAFTNALTTFEERYRKYSEISGEPFVSIPWKPRVFTYEEMEQLLIQENGDPFIVHMNRFKQNLLTNSELDTRMFAARVVEEAWKWMKDKSPAIILFYSSLYSPRIELTGKTNDELNLINALDQAVETIQPEYPHPIVTRNFFPYISDMSFMALSDDEDGINAVSKNNPGWGTKHYVEFQDIRDINVPVINIGPYGLDAHKKLERMEMKYSLEIVPNITNQVIQNLLYKE
- a CDS encoding class I SAM-dependent methyltransferase; translated protein: MSKLGIEGAHPGGINLTKKIFNRENINRASHILDVGCGTGQTAAYLAHKYGAKVTGIDINSSMVEKAKRRMKSNHLTVKIIQGSVENMPFPDHHFDFIISESVLSFVNKPKALKEISRVLKNGGRLIAIEQTITQQLKEKEENEIKQFYGFHSLSMKEDWFALLKQAGFENIRIEKNTSIKSAPDVHYSNDIEPELYEILEGHSDIISKYQGILDFRIYSCTK
- a CDS encoding DJ-1/PfpI family protein, which codes for MSKKALLIIPPERFNEDELFQPKAELESNGIEVTIASTKTGEIIGDYEGKATAEVIFSDVSASDYDVVSVIGGSGTNDHLWENQELQDYLKQAYTNKVLVTGICAGAVTVAKTGLLTGREATCYPVDIQKDQLKANKVTYVEKHVVAHDDIITGDGPDGAKEFGEALVKALS
- a CDS encoding helix-turn-helix domain-containing protein, which translates into the protein MPDTFRDEVKEKIINGDYNCEKELTLSIISGKWKIVILWHLGVEGPHRFSDLQRLFPKISHKILTNQLRELMEDGIVHREVYPEVPPKVEYSMTELGMTLLPIVEMMYEWGKNRIAEIINEMDISELNN